The genomic stretch TGTGATTTGCTTGAAAACTTTAAGCGCGAATTTGACCGTGTGGGCATTACAATTCCATATCCGCAGCAGGATATGCATGTAATGAAGTTTCCTGCGTCGCAAAACGAAGAAAAGAAAGCGTCATAAACGGTAGTGGCTGACTTTTCCCAACGTTACATCGCGATGGACATAGCTGTTTAGTAACAGGCCAAAACCAAACATCATGGCGAATACCATGGTGCCGCCATAGGATAGCAATGGCAAAGGCACGCCGACTACCGGCAGCAAGCCCATAACCATGCCAATATTAATGGCTACATGTAATAGCAGCATGGAGGTGACACCCAGCGCCACCAATGCGCCAAAGCGGCTGCGAGAACGAATGGCAGTGGCAACACCAAGTATAATCAGCAGTAAATAAATGCCAATTACGCCGGTTGCTCCGACAAAACCGAATTCTTCGGCAATAGTGGTAAAAATAAAATCTGTATGCTTTTCGGGCAAAAAGTCCAGCTGGCTTTGCGTACCCTTCATAAAGCCGGTGCCAAATAACCCGCCAGAACCAATGGCAATTTTTGACTGCATAATGTTATAACCCGCGCCCAATGGATCGGCTTCTGGATTTAAAAAAGTGGTAACACGCTGTTTTTGATAATCATGCAAGAAATGCCATCCAACGGGAATAGCGGCCATAAGCACCAAGCCAACCGCGATAAAATATCGCCAGTATAAGCCTGCTGTAAACAAAATGCATACGCCAATGGCTGCGGTGATAGTGGCCGTGCCAAGGTTAGGCTGCAGCAGAATTAATATCACTGGCATAGCGATAAGCGTAAGCGGTGGAATCAACATGATAGGGCGGCTTACATCTTCGGCAAGCATACCATGATAATAACGCGCTAATGCCAATGTGAGAGCCATTTTCATGATTTCTGATGGCTGGAGGTTTAATCCACCCACGCTTATCCAGCGTTGCGCACCCATTTGTAATGAACCCATTAGCTCCACCACCATAAGCAACGCTAAGCTAAGGAAATAAAAGAGATATGCATAGCGCATTAGCAAACGATTGGGGAATACGGCAATGATCATCATGCCAATAAAAGCAACTGCAAAACGTATTGCCTGACGGCTTGCCCATGGCTCCATACTGCCACCCGCTGCAGAATACAGCATGGCAACACCCAGCCCGCCCAACACCAGAATCAGGCTGACAATAAGCCAGTTAACCTGCGCGAGTTTATTTTCTTTGGGAGAATGTGAAGAATAGCTATAGGGCATATTAATCGCTGGCCTCTTCTTCGAGGCTGGTTTCTGCTGCAGGGGCAGCAGGCTGTTCTAGCCATGGTAATTGTGACCGTGCCGGGGCGATTGCGTCAAAAGGCATGGGCCCAATAAAATGGTTACGGTCGATGGGTGCCGCTATATTTTCGCGGAAATCTATACGGCCAATAGCGGCAAGTTTTTGTGCCATGTGTAAAATATCGCGCACATAGGTGGCTGCTAATCCGCCTCCGCCTCCATGCTCTACAATCAATCCGCAGGCATAGCGGGGTTTATCTAGTGGTGCATATGCGACAAATAAGGCGTGGTGACGATATTTCCATGGAATAGTGTTTTGATCCTGTCCGCGAATCGTAATGCGGCGCACTTGTGATGTGCCGGTTTTGCCCGCCATGGCAAATTGTGGATCGCGTATGCGGCGGCCATATGCGGTGCCGCTGGGAGTATTGGTAACCATCGACATGCCTTCTTGAGCGGCACGTAAATAGGTGGGGTTTATAGCGATATTATCCCATTGTGGCAATGGCGCGCCGGGAAGCTCATCGTCCGGGATAACTAATCGCGGCATTATTAGTTTGCCGCTGCCAAGACGTGCGGCCATCACCGCCAGTTGAAACGGGGTAGAGAGTACATAGCCCTGTCCAATGGACGCATTGATGGTGTCGCCGGTATGCCATGGCTGGTCGTAACTTTTTCGTTTCCATTCCGGTGTGGGAATCAAGCCACTACGCTCGGCGCCAATAGGAATGCCAAAGCGTTCACCTAAGCCAAAATTATGCGCCATTTCGGCTATTTTTTCGATGCCCACACGCTGTGCTACGGTGTAAAAATAAACGTCACAGGATTGGGCAATGGCGCTGCGGTAATCCATATTGCCATGGCCGCCGGGCTTCCAGCAATTGAACCGATGCTTGCCCAAAAAGAAATGGCCGGGGCAATATACCCGCTCATATTCTTTGACAGCGCCTGCCTCTAATCCGGCAATGCCAACCAGCATTTTGAATGTGGATCCGGGAGGGTATTGTCCGGTAGTTGCCTTGTTCATTAAAGGAATACGTTCATTTTCTCGCAATGCGTTCCAGTATTTGGTGGTAATGCCTTTGCTAAAACGGTTGGGGTCGAAGGATGGACAAGACATTAACGTAAGGATGTCGCCACGCTCTATGTCCATAACCACGCAGCCTGCGCTTTCATCTTTCAACAGGTCGAATGTATAATTTTGCAGGCGGGCATCCAGTGTCAGGTGAATTTCTTTTCCGGGAGTGCTGAGCTGGGTGTTTAACTCGCGTACAGCAAGGCCGTGAACATTCACCTCCACTTCTTTTACACCAGGCTTACCGCGTAATTGCAGTTCGAGTTTTTTCTCTACACCGTCTTTGCCCACTTTAAAATCAGGGAGTTTGAGCAGATCGCGATCATCCAGATCGTTTTCAGAGACCGCGCCTACGTAGCCAATCACATGCGACATGGCCTCGGCATATGGGTAGTAGCGCACTTGCCCCACCTCAATTACCATACCCGCGATGGAAGCTGAGTGAAATTCGATGCTGGCAACTTCGTCCCATGACAGGAATTCTTTGAGCAATATGGGCGGGGCATAGCGTCCAGCGCGCCGCTTAGTCACTACTTCCTGCATTACCGAGTCGCTTAGCGGGGTAAGTTGGTGGATAAGCTCTAATGTGGCTTTGATATCCGTTACCTGATCCGTGCGCAGGAGCATACGGTAGTTTTGCTCGTTCGTGGCCAGCGGCGTACCTTGCCTGTCGGTAATGATACCACGCAAAGGTGGGGTGAGATGCAGCTTTATGCGGTTATCTTCGGCCTGTGTGCGATAACGATCGCCTTGCAAAAACTGTAGATAATATAGCCGTGCAACCAAAACCGAACTAAGCGAAAAACCTGCCATGCCCATAATTAAAGAGCGACGGGTGATTTGCGAGAATTTTTTGTTTTCATTGCGCCGCATGTGGCAGAAATATCCTATAGTAATTTGGCTTGTTTTGCTCTGCCCGATGGATCAGGAAGAAAGCCATAAAGCGCATTAAACACTATGTGGAGCAAAGGATACAGTCCAAAGGTAAATACCCACTGCATCATAACAGGTGTGATTGGGATGAAGGATTTTGCATAGGCGCTGGATAATAGCCAATTAAATACAAGGGCAGGTACTAAAACCCAACCAAATCCAAACCATGTGGCCCAAAACGTTTCTTTGACCAGATAACGCTGTTGCGAAAGGATGATCAATCGAAACAAAATAAATACTAAAGATGAGATGCCCAGCGGTGTGCCCATAAGGGAGTCGCGCACGATACCTAATATAAAGACAAACCAAAATGGCATGGTGGATGGCCGGAAAATTGTCCAGTAATAGATACTGATCAGGCATACATCGATGGGGAAATGCGCTAGCCCTGCGAAGCCAATACGTAGCAAGCTGAACAGCAACAACAGCAATGTGCAGATTGCAGGCAATAACATGCGGGCATATTGATCAATTTTTTGTGAATAATCGAACATAACGAACTTATGCAATGAATGAGTTGGCCAGCATATCCATGGCTTATGCTAATGCACAAGCAAGAAATGGGTTAGTGTAATGCAGGAGCGTTATTTATCGTATCGGCGCTATGGCGATGAATGGCGCTAACATAGTCGAGGCGGTGCCAGCTTGCATAGGGGCGGATGGTGGCAACACCATTAGTAATTTCGGTGATCTCGCCTACGGGAAGTCCGGCAGGAACGGTATCACCATCGCCAGAGGTAACTATCTTTTCGCCTACTTTTGCCTTGCTGTCATCAGCCATGTAAATAAGCGTTAATGTTTCGGTATTGTTGCCGGTAGCAATAGCGCGTTCGCGGCTTTCGGATGTCATAACCGGCATACGCGAATTGATGTCGGTTAGTAATAAAATACGAGCGCTGTGCTCACCGGTTTCGATGATGCGCCCAACTAACCCTTGGCCATTAATTACCGGTTGGTTATCGGCAATATTATGGCTGCTTCCGGCATTAATAAGTGCGGTACGGGCAAAAGGGCCACCGCGATCACTGATAACTTTAGCACTTGTGAATTGCAATTCTTCTTTGTTGGTGTAATGCAGCAAGTCACGCAGGGCATTATTTTCTGCTTCAAGCTGAATAGCCACATGCTGCCACTGCATTAAACGGGAATTGGCCTCGCGCAAATCGGCATTTTGGGTATAGATACTTGCCAGATTCGCAAACCAGTTACGTAGTTTTCCCATTGCGTCGGCAGGGTGCGATAATAGTTCCAATGCTGGCGCGGCGCTATCGGCTATGGGGGCGCTGATAGCAGCGCGTGTATTTGGCGAGGTGCGGCTGATAACAATTAATGATAGTGAGGCTAAAATAAGCAAAATAAGTGATGCTCTGCCCACGAACTGACGTGGAGAAAGTGCAATAGCCTGACTCATAGGTTTATGTGATATGCTACGTTTCACGATTCGCTTACGGCCTGATGGCCTGTTATTTGTTGATGGATAAATTAAGACGTTAACCCATTATAGTCGCGAATAGTTAAAAATCTTTTAACTTCACTAGGATGGCTTATTTGACGCCTGTGGATAACAGCCTAAAACAATATGCTTGGCAGTGCAAGGGCTATATCAATCTTGTTTAAACAATACATGTTTGAGCATATCTGAATGTTCTAGTACTTGGCCAGTGCCTCTGGCAACGCAGGTTAGCGGATCTTCGGCAATGAGTACAGGTAAGCCGGTGGCCGCGCTGACTACCTTGTCGAGATGGCGCAGAAGCGATCCGCCGCCCGTCATCACAATACCTTTATCGACAATGTCTGAGGACAGTTCGGGCGGGGTGCATTCCAACGCGACCTTCACCGCTTCGATAATTTGGCTTACTGGCTCGCCCAGACTTTCTGCCACCTGATATTCGGTCAGTACCAGTTCTTTAGGAACGCCATTTAGCAAATCGCGGCCTTTAATTTCCATGGTGCGCCCGTGGCCACCATCTTCTGGCAGGCAGGCGGCGCCGATTTCTTTTTTGATGTTTTCAGCAGTGGTTTCACCAATCAATAAGTTATGGTAACGGCGTATGTAAGAAATAATGGCTTCGTCCATCATGTCGCCACCCACGCGGGCGGAGCGGGAATATACAATGCC from Alphaproteobacteria bacterium encodes the following:
- the rodA gene encoding rod shape-determining protein RodA: MPYSYSSHSPKENKLAQVNWLIVSLILVLGGLGVAMLYSAAGGSMEPWASRQAIRFAVAFIGMMIIAVFPNRLLMRYAYLFYFLSLALLMVVELMGSLQMGAQRWISVGGLNLQPSEIMKMALTLALARYYHGMLAEDVSRPIMLIPPLTLIAMPVILILLQPNLGTATITAAIGVCILFTAGLYWRYFIAVGLVLMAAIPVGWHFLHDYQKQRVTTFLNPEADPLGAGYNIMQSKIAIGSGGLFGTGFMKGTQSQLDFLPEKHTDFIFTTIAEEFGFVGATGVIGIYLLLIILGVATAIRSRSRFGALVALGVTSMLLLHVAINIGMVMGLLPVVGVPLPLLSYGGTMVFAMMFGFGLLLNSYVHRDVTLGKVSHYRL
- the mrdA gene encoding penicillin-binding protein 2, coding for MRRNENKKFSQITRRSLIMGMAGFSLSSVLVARLYYLQFLQGDRYRTQAEDNRIKLHLTPPLRGIITDRQGTPLATNEQNYRMLLRTDQVTDIKATLELIHQLTPLSDSVMQEVVTKRRAGRYAPPILLKEFLSWDEVASIEFHSASIAGMVIEVGQVRYYPYAEAMSHVIGYVGAVSENDLDDRDLLKLPDFKVGKDGVEKKLELQLRGKPGVKEVEVNVHGLAVRELNTQLSTPGKEIHLTLDARLQNYTFDLLKDESAGCVVMDIERGDILTLMSCPSFDPNRFSKGITTKYWNALRENERIPLMNKATTGQYPPGSTFKMLVGIAGLEAGAVKEYERVYCPGHFFLGKHRFNCWKPGGHGNMDYRSAIAQSCDVYFYTVAQRVGIEKIAEMAHNFGLGERFGIPIGAERSGLIPTPEWKRKSYDQPWHTGDTINASIGQGYVLSTPFQLAVMAARLGSGKLIMPRLVIPDDELPGAPLPQWDNIAINPTYLRAAQEGMSMVTNTPSGTAYGRRIRDPQFAMAGKTGTSQVRRITIRGQDQNTIPWKYRHHALFVAYAPLDKPRYACGLIVEHGGGGGLAATYVRDILHMAQKLAAIGRIDFRENIAAPIDRNHFIGPMPFDAIAPARSQLPWLEQPAAPAAETSLEEEASD
- the mreC gene encoding rod shape-determining protein MreC gives rise to the protein MKRSISHKPMSQAIALSPRQFVGRASLILLILASLSLIVISRTSPNTRAAISAPIADSAAPALELLSHPADAMGKLRNWFANLASIYTQNADLREANSRLMQWQHVAIQLEAENNALRDLLHYTNKEELQFTSAKVISDRGGPFARTALINAGSSHNIADNQPVINGQGLVGRIIETGEHSARILLLTDINSRMPVMTSESRERAIATGNNTETLTLIYMADDSKAKVGEKIVTSGDGDTVPAGLPVGEITEITNGVATIRPYASWHRLDYVSAIHRHSADTINNAPALH